A portion of the Sabethes cyaneus chromosome 3, idSabCyanKW18_F2, whole genome shotgun sequence genome contains these proteins:
- the LOC128741581 gene encoding chromatin complexes subunit BAP18 isoform X1, protein MNSATKVGEIFTAAGAAFNRLGELTMQLHPSSDSPTGSKWTDEEIEMLRSAVTRFSEDLNKVSQRIKGRTVSQIRQTLKKKAFEDAGIQIKQQPTQQHQLATSQQQQPQAILVQQQQSAQQPMASGTDQQPTLVVKQEDSESTGDAGYLNKPSNMMMTLNRLNVQESEADVEGLAGSEVKLEFEPGAEEVAG, encoded by the exons ATGAATTCCGCTACAAAA GTGGGGGAAATCTTCACGGCCGCCGGCGCCGCGTTTAATCGCTTGGGCGAACTAACGATGCAGCTGCATCCGTCGTCAGACTCGCCAACTGG GAGTAAATGGACAGATGAAGAAATAGAAATGCTCCGCTCGGCTGTGACGCGCTTTAGCGAAGACCTCAACAAAGTCAGCCAACGCATCAAGGGACGGACGGT ATCACAGATTCGACAGACACTGAAAAAGAAGGCTTTTGAAGATGCCGGAATTCAGATCAAACAGCAACCCACGCAGCAGCATCAACTTGCCACATCGCAACAGCAGCAACCGCAGGCCATTCTAGTACAACAGCAGCAAAGTGCACAACAACCGATGGCGAGTGGAACAGATCAGCAACCGACGCTGGTTGTAAAACAGGAAGATAGCGAATCTACGGGGGATGCAGGCTACCTGAACAAACCTTCGAAT ATGATGATGACTCTCAATCGATTAAATGTACAGGAATCGGAAGCGGACGTCGAAGGACTGGCTGGCTCGGAAGTCAAGCTGGAATTCGAGCCCGGTGCGGAGGAGGTAGCCGGATGA
- the LOC128741581 gene encoding chromatin complexes subunit BAP18 isoform X2, whose amino-acid sequence MNSATKVGEIFTAAGAAFNRLGELTMQLHPSSDSPTGSKWTDEEIEMLRSAVTRFSEDLNKVSQRIKGRTVSQIRQTLKKKAFEDAGIQIKQQPTQQHQLATSQQQQPQAILVQQQQSAQQPMASGTDQQPTLVVKQEDSESTGDAGYLNKPSNESEADVEGLAGSEVKLEFEPGAEEVAG is encoded by the exons ATGAATTCCGCTACAAAA GTGGGGGAAATCTTCACGGCCGCCGGCGCCGCGTTTAATCGCTTGGGCGAACTAACGATGCAGCTGCATCCGTCGTCAGACTCGCCAACTGG GAGTAAATGGACAGATGAAGAAATAGAAATGCTCCGCTCGGCTGTGACGCGCTTTAGCGAAGACCTCAACAAAGTCAGCCAACGCATCAAGGGACGGACGGT ATCACAGATTCGACAGACACTGAAAAAGAAGGCTTTTGAAGATGCCGGAATTCAGATCAAACAGCAACCCACGCAGCAGCATCAACTTGCCACATCGCAACAGCAGCAACCGCAGGCCATTCTAGTACAACAGCAGCAAAGTGCACAACAACCGATGGCGAGTGGAACAGATCAGCAACCGACGCTGGTTGTAAAACAGGAAGATAGCGAATCTACGGGGGATGCAGGCTACCTGAACAAACCTTCGAAT GAATCGGAAGCGGACGTCGAAGGACTGGCTGGCTCGGAAGTCAAGCTGGAATTCGAGCCCGGTGCGGAGGAGGTAGCCGGATGA
- the LOC128741581 gene encoding chromatin complexes subunit BAP18 isoform X3 → MNSATKVGEIFTAAGAAFNRLGELTMQLHPSSDSPTGSQIRQTLKKKAFEDAGIQIKQQPTQQHQLATSQQQQPQAILVQQQQSAQQPMASGTDQQPTLVVKQEDSESTGDAGYLNKPSNMMMTLNRLNVQESEADVEGLAGSEVKLEFEPGAEEVAG, encoded by the exons ATGAATTCCGCTACAAAA GTGGGGGAAATCTTCACGGCCGCCGGCGCCGCGTTTAATCGCTTGGGCGAACTAACGATGCAGCTGCATCCGTCGTCAGACTCGCCAACTGG ATCACAGATTCGACAGACACTGAAAAAGAAGGCTTTTGAAGATGCCGGAATTCAGATCAAACAGCAACCCACGCAGCAGCATCAACTTGCCACATCGCAACAGCAGCAACCGCAGGCCATTCTAGTACAACAGCAGCAAAGTGCACAACAACCGATGGCGAGTGGAACAGATCAGCAACCGACGCTGGTTGTAAAACAGGAAGATAGCGAATCTACGGGGGATGCAGGCTACCTGAACAAACCTTCGAAT ATGATGATGACTCTCAATCGATTAAATGTACAGGAATCGGAAGCGGACGTCGAAGGACTGGCTGGCTCGGAAGTCAAGCTGGAATTCGAGCCCGGTGCGGAGGAGGTAGCCGGATGA
- the LOC128741475 gene encoding Krueppel-like factor 13 isoform X2 has protein sequence MQTKGFATPNHSDLSEDESDLPPRKRLYVRDPVQLEQHYHHTSSTSMTPPPSDFSGSEDENTKSADDTQMAPPQRESVIMRINKDGSCTAASETKDESNLNVFRCVKYKMGRRSPFEKRPEASLEFPNQDEPVRLTNNDFPDRVSTREPMVAAVPSRVLESSQKCAPLTTVPVVPPPAPKSTQTVKPSTSLPVIAPKIPQIILATQNGFILVPPQISQNLLSTGNGKAILVPQPQNASSAQQSSSQAAVPAKPERRRIYECEHPNCGKNYFKSSHLKAHQRIHTGERPFMCKWSDCGRRFSRSDELSRHKRTHTGEKKFVCPVCQRRFMRSDHLSKHVKRHNKDKSQKDQQQHQQQLQQTQQPQVELVRSLYPVSMYQPTQDGVPVQFVTAAAPTEIRVQPIY, from the coding sequence ATGCAGACTAAAGGTTTCGCCACACCCAATCATTCAGATTTATCCGAGGATGAATCTGATTTACCACCGCGCAAACGACTATACGTTCGCGATCCGGTTCAACTAGAACAACACTACCATCACACATCGTCCACATCGATGACTCCACCACCATCGGACTTTTCCGGTTCGGAGGATGAGAATACCAAATCTGCGGATGATACCCAAATGGCACCACCGCAGCGCGAAAGTGTCATTATGCGAATCAACAAAGATGGATCGTGTACGGCGGCCAGCGAAACTAAAGATGAGTCCAATCTAAACGTATTTCGCTGCGTCAAGTACAAAATGGGACGACGATCACCGTTCGAAAAGCGTCCGGAAGCGTCGCTCGAATTCCCGAACCAGGACGAGCCCGTTCGGTTGACTAACAATGATTTCCCAGATCGAGTCAGCACACGAGAACCTATGGTCGCCGCAGTTCCCAGCCGGGTATTAGAGTCGAGCCAGAAGTGTGCTCCTCTTACCACCGTACCTGTCGTACCTCCACCAGCACCAAAGTCTACTCAAACAGTCAAACCATCGACCTCGCTTCCCGTCATTGCACCCAAGATTCCGCAAATCATTCTCGCCACCCAGAACGGCTTTATCCTAGTACCTCCGCAAATCTCACAAAACCTGCTATCGACTGGTAACGGTAAAGCAATTCTGGTCCCTCAGCCACAAAACGCATCCTCCGCGCAGCAGTCATCGTCGCAAGCCGCTGTCCCGGCAAAACCAGAACGTCGGCGAATCTACGAATGTGAACACCCGAACTGTGGTAAAAACTACTTTAAGTCAAGTCATCTTAAAGCTCACCAGCGAATTCACACCGGTGAGCGACCTTTCATGTGCAAGTGGTCTGATTGCGGCCGCCGATTCTCCCGGTCCGATGAGCTGTCCCGTCACAAACGGACCCATACTGGTGAAAAGAAgtttgtctgtcccgtctgtcagcGACGTTTCATGCGATCTGATCATCTCTCGAAGCACGTAAAACGTCACAACAAGGATAAAAGTCAAAAAGATCAACAGCAGCATCaacaacaactgcagcagacccAGCAACCCCAAGTTGAACTAGTGCGCTCGCTCTACCCGGTTTCCATGTACCAACCGACACAGGACGGCGTTCCCGTACAGTTCGTCACGGCTGCCGCGCCTACTGAGATTCGCGTTCAACCAATCTACTAA
- the LOC128741475 gene encoding Krueppel-like factor 10 isoform X1: MEETGILLSPPATPPLDTGKDSKTSSEVKQALKRKLEQQQSPRIAEMQTKGFATPNHSDLSEDESDLPPRKRLYVRDPVQLEQHYHHTSSTSMTPPPSDFSGSEDENTKSADDTQMAPPQRESVIMRINKDGSCTAASETKDESNLNVFRCVKYKMGRRSPFEKRPEASLEFPNQDEPVRLTNNDFPDRVSTREPMVAAVPSRVLESSQKCAPLTTVPVVPPPAPKSTQTVKPSTSLPVIAPKIPQIILATQNGFILVPPQISQNLLSTGNGKAILVPQPQNASSAQQSSSQAAVPAKPERRRIYECEHPNCGKNYFKSSHLKAHQRIHTGERPFMCKWSDCGRRFSRSDELSRHKRTHTGEKKFVCPVCQRRFMRSDHLSKHVKRHNKDKSQKDQQQHQQQLQQTQQPQVELVRSLYPVSMYQPTQDGVPVQFVTAAAPTEIRVQPIY, encoded by the exons ATGGAGGAAACAGGAATATTATTATCTCCACCAGCAACTCCGCCACTGGACACCGGGAAAGACTCCAAG ACTTCAAGCGAGGTGAAGCAAGCGCTAAAACGCAAATTGGAACAACAACAGTCGCCACGTATCGCCGAGATGCAGACTAAAGGTTTCGCCACACCCAATCATTCAGATTTATCCGAGGATGAATCTGATTTACCACCGCGCAAACGACTATACGTTCGCGATCCGGTTCAACTAGAACAACACTACCATCACACATCGTCCACATCGATGACTCCACCACCATCGGACTTTTCCGGTTCGGAGGATGAGAATACCAAATCTGCGGATGATACCCAAATGGCACCACCGCAGCGCGAAAGTGTCATTATGCGAATCAACAAAGATGGATCGTGTACGGCGGCCAGCGAAACTAAAGATGAGTCCAATCTAAACGTATTTCGCTGCGTCAAGTACAAAATGGGACGACGATCACCGTTCGAAAAGCGTCCGGAAGCGTCGCTCGAATTCCCGAACCAGGACGAGCCCGTTCGGTTGACTAACAATGATTTCCCAGATCGAGTCAGCACACGAGAACCTATGGTCGCCGCAGTTCCCAGCCGGGTATTAGAGTCGAGCCAGAAGTGTGCTCCTCTTACCACCGTACCTGTCGTACCTCCACCAGCACCAAAGTCTACTCAAACAGTCAAACCATCGACCTCGCTTCCCGTCATTGCACCCAAGATTCCGCAAATCATTCTCGCCACCCAGAACGGCTTTATCCTAGTACCTCCGCAAATCTCACAAAACCTGCTATCGACTGGTAACGGTAAAGCAATTCTGGTCCCTCAGCCACAAAACGCATCCTCCGCGCAGCAGTCATCGTCGCAAGCCGCTGTCCCGGCAAAACCAGAACGTCGGCGAATCTACGAATGTGAACACCCGAACTGTGGTAAAAACTACTTTAAGTCAAGTCATCTTAAAGCTCACCAGCGAATTCACACCGGTGAGCGACCTTTCATGTGCAAGTGGTCTGATTGCGGCCGCCGATTCTCCCGGTCCGATGAGCTGTCCCGTCACAAACGGACCCATACTGGTGAAAAGAAgtttgtctgtcccgtctgtcagcGACGTTTCATGCGATCTGATCATCTCTCGAAGCACGTAAAACGTCACAACAAGGATAAAAGTCAAAAAGATCAACAGCAGCATCaacaacaactgcagcagacccAGCAACCCCAAGTTGAACTAGTGCGCTCGCTCTACCCGGTTTCCATGTACCAACCGACACAGGACGGCGTTCCCGTACAGTTCGTCACGGCTGCCGCGCCTACTGAGATTCGCGTTCAACCAATCTACTAA